One Georgenia wutianyii DNA segment encodes these proteins:
- a CDS encoding DMT family transporter: MAVSQDVLVPTTAQASAVRAVPRMRHRAGVLAILASATAMGLAGVFGRLSSPPGAVVGEALTLGRMAVGAVGMLAFLAAGRRLGVLRRTRLSWSVVLGGVFLGLSLATYLSAAVLTDLGRAVALHYLGPLVATVLARVLLKERTTGAELVSVLVSAAGMVLAAGLLETGPPAGDALRGDVLAVLSGVLYGAALLTYRYRSDMPSDVRSFWNFAFGALATAGMVALTRPDLSGMTAQHWAWAAGFFLVCGLLALGLLVVAGKNLRAVELSALSYWEVVVALLLGTVLFGEAVSPLGWAGAVLIGIGAALAVGAGHRRSIRTIS; encoded by the coding sequence ATGGCCGTGTCCCAGGACGTCCTCGTGCCCACCACCGCTCAGGCGTCCGCCGTCCGAGCCGTGCCCCGGATGCGTCACCGGGCCGGGGTGCTCGCGATCCTCGCCTCGGCGACCGCGATGGGCCTGGCGGGAGTGTTCGGCCGGCTGTCCTCCCCGCCGGGCGCCGTCGTCGGCGAGGCGCTGACGCTCGGGCGGATGGCCGTGGGCGCGGTCGGGATGCTCGCGTTCCTCGCCGCGGGCCGGCGGCTCGGCGTCCTGCGGCGCACGCGGCTGTCGTGGTCGGTGGTCCTCGGCGGGGTCTTCCTCGGCCTCTCGCTCGCGACCTACCTCTCGGCGGCCGTCCTCACCGACCTCGGCCGGGCCGTCGCGCTGCACTACCTCGGCCCGCTCGTCGCCACCGTCCTCGCCCGCGTCCTGCTCAAGGAGCGCACCACGGGAGCCGAGCTCGTCTCGGTGCTCGTGAGCGCGGCAGGGATGGTGCTCGCCGCGGGGCTGCTCGAGACGGGCCCGCCGGCGGGTGACGCGCTGCGCGGCGACGTCCTCGCCGTCCTGTCCGGCGTTCTCTACGGTGCCGCGCTGCTCACCTACCGCTACCGCTCGGACATGCCCTCCGACGTCCGCAGCTTCTGGAACTTCGCCTTCGGGGCGCTCGCGACGGCGGGCATGGTCGCCCTCACCCGTCCCGACCTGTCCGGCATGACGGCGCAGCACTGGGCGTGGGCGGCCGGCTTCTTCCTCGTCTGCGGCCTGCTCGCGCTCGGCCTGCTCGTCGTCGCCGGGAAGAACCTGCGCGCCGTCGAGCTGTCCGCGCTGTCCTACTGGGAGGTCGTCGTCGCGCTCCTCCTCGGGACGGTCCTCTTCGGCGAGGCCGTCTCCCCGCTCGGCTGGGCCGGGGCCGTGCTCATCGGCATCGGCGCCGCGCTCGCGGTGGGCGCGGGCCACCGCCGGAGCATCCGGACGATCTCGTGA
- the purS gene encoding phosphoribosylformylglycinamidine synthase subunit PurS, translating into MGRIVVEVMPKPEILDPQGKAVAGALPRLGLTGFTSVRQGKRFELEVEGEVDDAALEQARRAAETLLSNPVIEDVVRVTAVDGES; encoded by the coding sequence ATGGGACGAATCGTCGTCGAGGTCATGCCGAAGCCCGAGATCCTCGACCCCCAGGGGAAGGCCGTCGCGGGGGCCCTGCCCCGGCTCGGCCTCACCGGGTTCACCTCGGTGCGGCAGGGCAAGCGCTTCGAGCTCGAGGTCGAGGGGGAGGTCGACGACGCCGCGCTCGAGCAGGCCCGCCGGGCCGCCGAGACGCTGCTGTCCAACCCGGTCATCGAGGACGTCGTCCGGGTGACCGCGGTCGACGGGGAGAGCTGA
- a CDS encoding trimeric intracellular cation channel family protein yields MTDHVVEALPGIFRLIDLVGVLLNGVLGGIIARRKRFDLVGFAILAITSALGGGMLRDIMLQAGPPVALTDPLYLATALLGAVVAFLLPLGGRWWTRLYVVGDALVLGCWAATGATKALSEGLGLLPAVLLGVMTAVGGGMIRDVVVGDVPTIFGGNTLYATSAVFASLAAIGLADVGQNTVGMLVAIIVGAGLSIAARWRGWRLPDASSVRLGSWWSITRRDGRGEAQKRVDRWWQRRLRR; encoded by the coding sequence GTGACAGATCACGTGGTCGAGGCGTTGCCGGGCATCTTCCGGCTCATCGACCTCGTCGGTGTGCTGCTCAACGGCGTGCTCGGCGGGATCATCGCCCGCCGCAAGCGGTTCGACCTCGTCGGTTTCGCCATCCTCGCGATCACCTCCGCGCTCGGCGGCGGCATGCTGCGCGACATCATGCTCCAGGCCGGCCCGCCGGTCGCGCTCACCGACCCGCTCTACCTCGCCACCGCGCTGCTCGGCGCCGTCGTCGCCTTCCTCCTGCCGCTGGGGGGACGGTGGTGGACCCGGCTCTACGTCGTCGGGGACGCGCTCGTCCTCGGGTGCTGGGCGGCGACGGGGGCGACGAAGGCGCTGTCCGAGGGGCTCGGCCTGCTGCCCGCGGTCCTCCTCGGGGTGATGACGGCGGTGGGCGGCGGGATGATCCGCGACGTCGTCGTCGGCGACGTCCCGACGATCTTCGGGGGGAACACCCTCTACGCGACGTCGGCCGTGTTCGCGAGCCTGGCGGCGATCGGGCTGGCGGACGTGGGTCAGAACACCGTCGGGATGCTCGTCGCGATCATCGTGGGGGCGGGGCTGAGCATCGCTGCCCGCTGGCGGGGCTGGCGGCTGCCCGACGCGAGCTCGGTGCGGCTGGGGTCGTGGTGGTCGATCACGCGGCGGGACGGGAGGGGGGAGGCGCAGAAACGGGTGGACCGGTGGTGGCAGCGCCGGCTCCGGCGCTGA
- a CDS encoding type IV toxin-antitoxin system AbiEi family antitoxin yields MTSLLDRPFTRRDADADGLTGIELAALCASGELLHPSKGLYLPAHLADDVGARALAVSLVLPRGAALARESAAWLMGIDVRPPARWQQPPLLECLVPLGAVRPERPDLNAFVSDLPLGDVVDVAGVPCTSPTRTALDLARYRPAFIGLGAVDAFTHAGLTTVSELEAALRPLRGRRFVRRARDVVALCEPATESMGESWSRLRVVEAGLPRPQVQIRLRENGVEIYRLDMGYDVEQVGIEYDGVEHHLKTREQRLHDDARRADIQDRFGWRVVPVTAEDVFGRRPVLEGTVMELLGISVEIRRRRWT; encoded by the coding sequence ATGACCTCGCTCCTCGACCGCCCGTTCACCCGTCGCGACGCCGATGCAGACGGCCTGACCGGCATCGAGCTCGCCGCCCTGTGCGCGTCCGGCGAGCTCCTCCACCCCAGTAAGGGCCTGTACCTGCCCGCACACCTCGCCGACGACGTCGGGGCTCGCGCCCTGGCTGTCAGCCTCGTTCTTCCCCGGGGTGCCGCGCTAGCGCGCGAGTCGGCAGCGTGGCTCATGGGGATCGACGTCCGCCCACCCGCCCGGTGGCAGCAGCCCCCGCTCCTCGAGTGCCTTGTCCCCCTCGGCGCCGTCCGACCGGAACGTCCCGACCTCAACGCCTTCGTCAGCGACCTCCCGCTCGGCGACGTCGTCGACGTCGCCGGTGTGCCGTGCACGTCGCCCACCCGCACGGCGCTCGACCTCGCGCGCTACCGTCCGGCGTTCATCGGACTCGGCGCGGTGGACGCGTTCACGCACGCGGGCCTCACGACGGTGTCCGAGCTCGAGGCCGCGCTCCGTCCGCTACGCGGGCGTCGGTTCGTCCGGCGGGCGCGCGACGTCGTCGCGCTGTGCGAGCCGGCCACCGAGTCGATGGGCGAGTCGTGGAGCCGGTTGCGCGTCGTCGAGGCCGGCCTGCCCCGGCCACAGGTACAGATCAGACTGCGGGAGAACGGCGTGGAGATCTACCGCCTCGACATGGGGTACGACGTTGAGCAGGTGGGTATCGAGTACGACGGCGTCGAGCACCACCTCAAGACCCGCGAGCAACGCCTGCACGACGACGCACGCCGCGCGGACATCCAGGACCGGTTCGGCTGGCGGGTCGTCCCCGTCACCGCGGAGGACGTGTTCGGCCGCCGGCCCGTCCTCGAGGGGACGGTCATGGAGCTTCTCGGCATCTCGGTCGAGATACGCCGCCGTCGCTGGACGTGA
- a CDS encoding LppM family (lipo)protein → MTTHASMTGPSRARRGLTALVLLPLLLVLAGCFRLDMGLTINEDDTLDVSMEVADLSGMATRDDLDCADLESEITDAPADVEFTVEEIEDEDGNLGCRMVATGAPIDSMTGDGMSIEKVDDTYVFTFEGDETGMDTGSMEDMPAGMEPEVSISVTFPGEVIEADGEIDGNTVTWSGIEAFTAGGSATGEATGSGSSAGGVDTWVWVVLGVVALGAIAALVILITKKSRGSRPAAGAAPYGGPASPYSQGQPGQVPNEPGPGFPAQAGASQPQGGFGPSHQVPADPGPGYPGDQNPPATDPATTALTDTPVDRPEGSPFSPPPAPPAQPGSEDEQR, encoded by the coding sequence ATGACAACTCACGCCAGCATGACCGGCCCGAGCCGCGCCCGACGTGGCCTCACGGCCCTCGTCCTCCTGCCTCTGCTGCTCGTGCTGGCCGGATGCTTCCGGCTCGACATGGGCCTGACCATCAACGAGGACGACACCCTCGACGTCAGCATGGAGGTCGCCGACCTCTCCGGCATGGCCACGCGCGACGACCTCGACTGCGCCGACCTCGAGTCCGAGATCACCGACGCGCCCGCCGACGTCGAGTTCACCGTCGAGGAGATCGAGGACGAGGACGGGAACCTCGGCTGCCGCATGGTCGCCACCGGCGCCCCCATCGACTCGATGACCGGCGACGGCATGAGCATCGAGAAGGTCGACGACACCTACGTCTTCACCTTCGAGGGTGACGAGACCGGCATGGACACCGGCAGCATGGAGGACATGCCGGCGGGCATGGAGCCCGAGGTGAGCATCTCCGTGACGTTCCCCGGCGAGGTCATCGAGGCCGACGGCGAGATCGACGGCAACACCGTGACGTGGAGCGGCATCGAGGCCTTCACCGCCGGCGGGTCCGCGACCGGCGAGGCGACCGGCTCCGGCTCCTCCGCGGGCGGCGTGGACACCTGGGTCTGGGTGGTCCTCGGCGTCGTCGCGCTCGGCGCGATCGCCGCGCTCGTCATCCTCATCACCAAGAAGAGCCGCGGCAGCCGTCCCGCTGCCGGCGCCGCGCCCTACGGCGGCCCGGCCTCCCCGTACAGCCAGGGCCAGCCCGGCCAGGTCCCGAACGAGCCCGGCCCCGGCTTCCCCGCGCAGGCCGGCGCCTCCCAGCCGCAGGGCGGCTTCGGGCCCTCGCACCAGGTCCCCGCGGACCCGGGCCCCGGTTACCCCGGTGACCAGAACCCCCCGGCGACCGACCCGGCGACGACGGCGCTCACCGACACCCCGGTCGACCGCCCGGAGGGCTCGCCCTTCTCCCCGCCGCCCGCCCCGCCGGCCCAGCCCGGCAGCGAGGACGAGCAGCGCTGA
- the purQ gene encoding phosphoribosylformylglycinamidine synthase subunit PurQ produces MHRLDVPERQPRPEGARIGVVTFPGSLDDRDAQRAVRLAGGEPVLLWHGDEDLKGVDAVVLPGGFSYGDYLRAGAIARFAPVMSAVVEGAQRGLPVLGICNGFQILCEAHLLPGALIRNDHQRFVCRDQQLRVENNDTAWTTGYTAGQRITIPLKNGEGGFVADERTLDELEGEGRVVFRYEGINPNGSLRDIAGITNAAGNVVGLMPHPEHAVEPGFGPDSGTGTDGLAIFASVLGVLVAV; encoded by the coding sequence ATGCACCGCCTGGACGTCCCCGAGCGGCAGCCGCGCCCCGAGGGCGCCCGGATCGGTGTCGTGACCTTCCCCGGCTCCCTGGACGACCGCGACGCCCAGCGCGCCGTGCGTCTGGCCGGCGGCGAGCCCGTGCTCCTGTGGCACGGCGACGAGGACCTCAAGGGGGTCGACGCCGTCGTCCTGCCGGGTGGCTTCTCCTACGGCGACTACCTGCGCGCGGGGGCGATCGCCCGCTTCGCGCCGGTGATGTCCGCCGTCGTCGAGGGCGCCCAGCGCGGGCTGCCCGTCCTCGGCATCTGCAACGGCTTCCAGATCCTGTGCGAGGCACACCTGCTGCCCGGCGCGCTCATCCGCAACGACCACCAGCGGTTCGTCTGCCGCGACCAGCAGCTGCGCGTGGAGAACAACGACACCGCGTGGACCACCGGGTACACCGCCGGGCAGAGGATCACCATCCCGCTGAAGAACGGCGAGGGCGGCTTCGTCGCCGACGAGCGCACCCTGGACGAGCTCGAGGGCGAGGGCCGCGTCGTCTTCCGCTACGAGGGCATCAACCCCAACGGCTCGCTGCGCGACATCGCCGGCATCACCAACGCCGCCGGGAACGTCGTCGGGCTCATGCCGCACCCTGAGCACGCCGTCGAGCCGGGCTTCGGCCCCGACTCCGGTACCGGCACCGACGGCCTGGCGATCTTCGCCTCGGTCCTCGGTGTCCTCGTCGCGGTCTGA
- a CDS encoding adenylosuccinate synthase, translated as MPAVVVVGAQWGDEGKGKATDQLSSEVDYVVKFNGGNNAGHTVVVGDEKYALHLLPSGILTPGCTPVIGNGVVVDLEVLFAELDGLSARGVDVSRLLVSSSAHVIPSYNRTLDKVTERFLGKRQIGTTGRGIGPTYADKMARVGIRIQDLFDEGILRQKVEGALVQKNQLLVKVYNRRSVEVDEITEELLGFAERLRPMVADTSLVLNRALDEGRTVVFEAGQAAMLDVDHGTYPFVTSSSATAGGACTGSGVGPTRIDRVVGVVKAYTTRVGEGPFPTELHDESGERLRSVGGEYGTTTGRPRRCGWYDAVVARYAARVNGMTDFVLTKLDVLTGLERIPVCVAYEVDGRRMDEMPPNQSDFHHARPVYEELEGWSEDIGGAREFGDLPPAAQRYVLALEEMSGARISSVGVGPDREATVVRHSLLD; from the coding sequence ATGCCAGCCGTCGTCGTCGTCGGAGCCCAGTGGGGCGACGAGGGCAAGGGGAAGGCCACCGACCAGCTGAGCTCCGAGGTCGACTACGTCGTCAAGTTCAACGGCGGCAACAACGCGGGGCACACCGTCGTCGTCGGGGACGAGAAGTACGCCCTGCACCTGCTGCCCTCCGGCATCCTCACCCCGGGCTGCACCCCCGTCATCGGCAACGGTGTCGTCGTGGACCTCGAGGTGCTCTTCGCCGAGCTCGACGGGCTCTCCGCACGGGGCGTGGACGTCTCCCGCCTGCTCGTCTCCTCCTCCGCCCACGTCATCCCGTCCTACAACCGCACCCTCGACAAGGTCACCGAGCGCTTCCTCGGCAAGCGCCAGATCGGCACGACCGGCCGGGGCATCGGCCCGACGTACGCCGACAAGATGGCGCGTGTCGGCATCCGCATCCAGGACCTGTTCGACGAGGGCATCCTGCGGCAGAAGGTCGAGGGCGCCCTCGTCCAGAAGAACCAGCTCCTGGTCAAGGTCTACAACCGCCGGTCCGTCGAGGTCGACGAGATCACCGAGGAGCTGCTCGGGTTCGCCGAGCGGCTGCGCCCGATGGTCGCCGACACCTCCCTCGTGCTCAACCGCGCCCTCGACGAGGGCCGCACGGTCGTCTTCGAGGCGGGCCAGGCGGCCATGCTCGACGTCGACCACGGCACCTACCCGTTCGTCACCTCCTCCTCGGCGACGGCGGGTGGCGCGTGCACGGGCAGCGGCGTGGGCCCGACCCGCATCGACCGGGTCGTCGGTGTCGTCAAGGCCTACACCACCCGCGTGGGCGAAGGGCCGTTCCCGACCGAGCTGCACGACGAGTCCGGCGAGCGGCTGCGCTCCGTCGGCGGGGAGTACGGCACGACGACGGGACGCCCGCGCCGGTGCGGCTGGTACGACGCCGTCGTCGCCCGCTACGCGGCCCGGGTCAACGGGATGACCGACTTCGTCCTCACCAAGCTCGACGTCCTCACCGGCCTGGAGCGCATCCCGGTCTGCGTGGCCTACGAGGTCGACGGCCGCCGGATGGACGAGATGCCCCCGAACCAGAGCGACTTCCACCACGCCCGCCCGGTGTACGAGGAGCTCGAGGGCTGGAGCGAGGACATCGGCGGCGCCCGCGAGTTCGGCGACCTGCCGCCGGCTGCCCAGCGCTACGTCCTCGCGCTCGAGGAGATGTCCGGTGCCCGGATCTCCTCGGTCGGCGTCGGGCCGGACCGCGAGGCGACCGTCGTGCGCCACTCGCTGCTCGACTGA
- the purD gene encoding phosphoribosylamine--glycine ligase, with product MKILVVGSGAREHAIARALTSDPTSHEVLVAPGNPGTAQIATNLPVDPLDPGAVAALAVEQGADLVVVGPEAPLVVGVADAVRAVGIPCFGPGAEAARLEGSKAFAKEVMASAGVPTAMAYVCTTPEEVARALDAFGAPYVVKDDGLAAGKGVVVTEDLDEAMAHARACLSRSVTPGGDRPAVVVEEFLDGPEVSLFCVCDGADAVPLAPAQDFKRLGDGDSGPNTGGMGAYSPLPWAPEDLVEQVMERVARPVVAEMARRGTPFVGVLYVGLALTSRGLRVVEFNARFGDPETQVVLARLKSSLAQLLHAAATGILADVPPPTWHDKAAVTVVLASAGYPASSRSGDVVEGIAAAEELPGVHVLQAGTATDDEGALVSAGGRVLSVVGVGADQEEARERAYAGVARISLAGSQHRTDIAAVAP from the coding sequence GTGAAGATCCTCGTCGTCGGCTCCGGTGCGCGCGAGCACGCCATCGCCCGTGCCCTCACGTCCGACCCCACGTCCCACGAGGTCCTCGTCGCCCCCGGGAACCCCGGGACGGCGCAGATCGCGACCAACCTGCCGGTCGACCCGCTCGACCCGGGCGCCGTCGCGGCGCTCGCCGTCGAGCAGGGCGCCGACCTCGTCGTCGTCGGGCCCGAGGCACCGCTCGTCGTCGGCGTCGCCGACGCGGTGCGGGCCGTCGGCATCCCGTGCTTCGGCCCGGGTGCCGAGGCCGCCCGCCTCGAGGGCTCCAAGGCCTTCGCCAAGGAGGTCATGGCCAGCGCCGGCGTCCCGACGGCGATGGCCTACGTGTGCACCACGCCCGAGGAGGTCGCGCGGGCGCTGGACGCCTTCGGTGCCCCGTACGTCGTCAAGGACGACGGCCTGGCTGCCGGCAAGGGCGTCGTCGTCACCGAGGACCTGGACGAGGCGATGGCCCACGCGCGCGCCTGCCTGTCGCGGTCCGTGACCCCCGGCGGGGACCGCCCTGCGGTCGTCGTCGAGGAGTTCCTCGACGGCCCGGAGGTCTCCCTCTTCTGCGTCTGCGACGGTGCCGACGCCGTGCCCCTCGCCCCGGCGCAGGACTTCAAGCGCCTCGGCGACGGCGACTCCGGCCCGAACACCGGCGGCATGGGCGCCTACAGCCCGCTGCCGTGGGCCCCGGAGGACCTCGTCGAGCAGGTGATGGAGCGCGTCGCGCGGCCGGTCGTCGCCGAGATGGCACGGCGCGGCACCCCGTTCGTCGGCGTCCTGTACGTGGGGCTCGCCCTCACCTCCCGGGGCCTGCGGGTGGTGGAGTTCAACGCCCGCTTCGGCGACCCGGAGACCCAGGTCGTCCTCGCCCGGCTCAAGTCCTCCCTCGCCCAGCTGCTCCACGCGGCTGCCACCGGGATCCTCGCCGACGTCCCGCCGCCGACGTGGCACGACAAGGCCGCCGTCACGGTCGTCCTCGCCTCCGCGGGCTACCCCGCGTCGAGCCGCTCCGGCGACGTCGTCGAGGGGATCGCCGCGGCAGAGGAGCTGCCCGGCGTCCACGTCCTGCAGGCCGGGACGGCCACCGACGACGAGGGCGCCCTCGTGAGCGCCGGCGGGCGGGTGCTGTCGGTCGTCGGTGTGGGAGCCGACCAGGAGGAGGCGCGGGAGCGCGCCTACGCCGGTGTCGCCCGGATCTCCCTCGCCGGGTCCCAGCACCGCACCGACATCGCCGCGGTCGCGCCGTGA
- a CDS encoding MaoC/PaaZ C-terminal domain-containing protein, translating into MREHRLDAVPSLGSLYTKALAASARAQLSRRQGSGRLPEVAYVADGLGADPATLSAYQHLLGEAGTDELPAGYVHVLAFPLAMALMLRPDFPLPVLGMVHTANRVEQHRPVLLGEELSARAWAQSPRAHRKGTLVDLRVDVRSGEELVWEGTSTYLARGTRLPGAVADSPASSPEERAGAAGDVIALWSLGADTGTRYAEVSGDRNPIHVSRLGAKAFGFPRPIAHGMYTASRALAQLARFRGDAFTWDVEFAKPVLLPGRVALAVDASGESVRYTGRHPRSGKVHLTGTLTPRV; encoded by the coding sequence ATGCGCGAGCACCGCCTCGACGCCGTCCCGAGCCTCGGCTCGCTCTACACGAAGGCGCTGGCCGCCAGCGCGCGGGCGCAGCTGAGCCGGCGCCAGGGCTCCGGCCGGCTGCCCGAGGTGGCCTACGTCGCCGACGGCCTCGGCGCCGACCCCGCGACGCTGTCGGCCTACCAGCACCTGCTCGGCGAGGCCGGGACGGACGAGCTGCCCGCCGGCTACGTCCACGTCCTCGCCTTCCCGCTGGCGATGGCGCTCATGCTGCGGCCCGACTTCCCGCTCCCCGTGCTTGGCATGGTGCACACCGCCAACCGCGTCGAGCAGCACCGCCCGGTCCTCCTCGGTGAGGAGCTGAGCGCGCGGGCGTGGGCGCAGTCCCCCCGGGCGCACCGCAAGGGCACGCTCGTCGACCTGCGCGTCGACGTCCGCTCCGGGGAGGAGCTCGTGTGGGAGGGCACCTCCACCTACCTCGCGCGCGGCACGCGGCTGCCCGGCGCGGTGGCCGACTCCCCCGCCTCCTCCCCGGAGGAGCGGGCCGGGGCGGCGGGCGACGTCATCGCCCTGTGGTCCCTGGGCGCGGACACGGGCACGCGGTACGCGGAGGTCTCCGGGGACCGCAACCCCATCCACGTCTCGCGGCTGGGGGCCAAGGCCTTCGGCTTCCCCCGGCCGATCGCCCACGGGATGTACACCGCCTCCCGCGCGCTGGCCCAGCTCGCCCGCTTCCGTGGCGACGCGTTCACGTGGGACGTCGAGTTCGCCAAGCCCGTCCTGCTCCCGGGCCGGGTGGCCCTGGCGGTCGACGCCTCCGGGGAGTCCGTCCGGTACACCGGGCGCCACCCGAGGTCGGGCAAGGTCCATCTCACCGGGACGCTCACGCCCCGGGTGTGA
- a CDS encoding phosphoribosylaminoimidazolesuccinocarboxamide synthase — MTTAPQLPGWEHVYSGKVRDLYRPAAPHPAGDVVLVVASDRISAYDHVLPTLIPGKGEVLTRLSLWWFDQLADLVPGHVVSLDVPAAVAGRAMVCRRLEMFPVECVARGYLTGSGLVEYRENQAVCGVSLPAGLVEASRLPEPIFTPARKAELGEHDENVSFDVVAETLGAGRAAELRDLTLAIYARAAEVAARRGIIVADTKLEFGLGPDGRVVLGDEVLTPDSSRFWPADGYAPGHVQPSFDKQFVRDWLTSPEAGWDRTSPPPPLPRDVVERTADRYREAAERLVG; from the coding sequence GTGACGACCGCGCCGCAGCTGCCCGGCTGGGAGCACGTCTACTCGGGCAAGGTCCGCGACCTGTACCGGCCGGCGGCGCCCCACCCGGCCGGCGACGTCGTCCTCGTCGTCGCCTCGGACCGGATCAGTGCCTACGACCACGTCCTGCCGACGCTCATCCCCGGCAAGGGCGAGGTCCTCACCCGGCTGAGCCTGTGGTGGTTCGACCAGCTCGCCGACCTCGTGCCGGGCCACGTGGTCTCCCTCGACGTGCCGGCGGCCGTGGCGGGGCGGGCGATGGTCTGCCGCCGGCTGGAGATGTTCCCCGTCGAGTGCGTCGCCCGCGGCTACCTCACCGGCTCGGGCCTCGTGGAGTACCGCGAGAACCAGGCGGTCTGCGGGGTGAGCCTGCCCGCCGGCCTCGTCGAGGCCTCCCGGCTGCCCGAGCCGATCTTCACCCCGGCCCGCAAGGCCGAGCTCGGCGAGCACGACGAGAACGTCTCCTTCGACGTCGTCGCCGAGACCCTGGGCGCCGGGCGCGCCGCCGAGCTGCGCGACCTCACCCTGGCGATCTACGCCCGGGCGGCCGAGGTCGCGGCCCGCAGGGGCATCATCGTCGCGGACACCAAGCTCGAGTTCGGGCTCGGCCCCGACGGGCGGGTGGTGCTCGGCGACGAGGTCCTCACCCCGGACTCCTCGCGGTTCTGGCCGGCCGACGGCTACGCGCCGGGCCACGTCCAGCCGAGCTTCGACAAGCAGTTCGTCCGCGACTGGCTCACCTCCCCGGAGGCGGGCTGGGACCGCACCTCCCCGCCGCCCCCGCTCCCGCGGGACGTCGTCGAGCGCACCGCCGACCGCTACCGGGAGGCGGCCGAGCGGCTCGTCGGCTGA
- the ald gene encoding alanine dehydrogenase: protein MRVAVPREVMDSEGRVAITPPGVDELVRHGHEVAVERAAGLSASITDADFAAAGATVLPDAAEVWDFGELVLKVKEPVPEEYGRLRAGQTLFTYLHLAADRPLTEELLRRRVTAVAYETVELPGRTLPLLAPMSEIAGRLAPQVGAHTLMSAQGGRGVLLGGVPGVYPARVVVIGAGVSGLNAATMAVGMHADVVLLDRDVERLRLADQLFGGRCRTVMSNAYEIERAVTAADLVIGAVLLPGARTPRLVTNEQVARMRPGSVVVDVSVDQGGCFEDSRPTTHSEPTYRVHDTLFYCVANMPGAVSHTSTYALTNATVPYALALAGGWREAMRADRSLALGLATHDGALVSGPVAEAHGLHHTPLEEVLGQGS from the coding sequence GTGCGAGTAGCGGTACCACGAGAGGTCATGGACTCCGAGGGGCGGGTCGCGATCACGCCGCCGGGGGTCGACGAGCTCGTCCGACACGGCCACGAGGTCGCCGTCGAGCGCGCCGCGGGCCTCTCCGCGTCGATCACCGACGCCGACTTCGCGGCAGCCGGCGCCACCGTCCTGCCCGACGCCGCCGAGGTCTGGGACTTCGGCGAGCTCGTCCTCAAGGTCAAGGAGCCGGTTCCCGAGGAGTACGGGCGGCTCCGTGCCGGGCAGACCCTGTTCACCTACCTCCACCTCGCCGCCGACCGGCCGCTCACCGAGGAGCTCCTGCGCCGCCGGGTGACCGCCGTCGCCTACGAGACGGTCGAGCTGCCCGGCCGCACCCTGCCCCTGCTCGCGCCGATGAGCGAGATCGCCGGGCGCCTCGCACCGCAGGTCGGGGCGCACACGCTGATGAGCGCCCAGGGCGGGCGCGGGGTCCTCCTCGGCGGGGTGCCCGGGGTCTACCCGGCTCGCGTCGTCGTCATCGGGGCGGGGGTCTCCGGGCTCAACGCCGCCACCATGGCCGTGGGGATGCACGCCGACGTCGTCCTCCTCGACCGTGACGTCGAGCGGCTGCGCCTGGCCGACCAGCTCTTCGGCGGCCGCTGCCGCACCGTCATGTCCAACGCCTACGAGATCGAGCGTGCCGTCACCGCGGCCGACCTCGTCATCGGGGCCGTCCTCCTGCCGGGCGCGCGCACGCCCCGGCTCGTCACCAACGAGCAGGTTGCGCGGATGAGGCCGGGCTCCGTCGTCGTCGACGTCTCGGTGGACCAGGGCGGGTGCTTCGAGGACTCACGCCCGACGACGCACTCCGAGCCCACTTACCGGGTCCACGACACCTTGTTCTACTGCGTGGCCAACATGCCCGGCGCGGTGTCCCACACCTCGACGTACGCGCTGACCAACGCCACCGTGCCCTACGCCCTCGCGCTCGCCGGCGGGTGGCGCGAGGCGATGCGCGCCGACCGGTCGCTGGCCCTGGGCCTGGCGACCCACGACGGCGCGCTCGTCTCCGGCCCCGTGGCCGAGGCGCACGGGCTGCACCACACCCCGCTCGAGGAGGTCCTCGGTCAGGGGTCGTGA
- a CDS encoding STAS domain-containing protein, translating to MIEIAASATTTTVTVTGDLDLAERAQFPEVTARVSGLRRQLLVIDMCEVTFLDSTGAAFLIALADAAIKRGGAAVLRGADDRELFVLEICGALGNFRIDADHRCEQRAS from the coding sequence ATGATCGAGATCGCGGCGTCAGCGACCACGACGACCGTGACCGTCACCGGGGACCTCGACCTCGCCGAGAGGGCGCAGTTCCCCGAGGTCACCGCACGGGTGAGTGGCCTGCGACGTCAGCTCCTCGTCATCGACATGTGCGAGGTGACGTTCCTCGACTCGACCGGTGCCGCGTTCCTCATCGCGCTGGCCGACGCCGCGATCAAGCGCGGCGGCGCCGCCGTGCTGCGCGGCGCCGACGACCGTGAGCTGTTCGTCCTGGAGATCTGCGGCGCGCTCGGCAACTTCCGCATCGACGCCGACCACCGCTGCGAGCAGCGCGCCTCCTGA